The genome window TGCGCTGTATTGCCGTACCGGTTTTTGACCGTTTCGGCGTGGTAATTGCCGGTATGAGTATCTCTTTCCCGACTATTCGCTTTTCAGAAGAGCGCAAGCATGAATATGTCGCGATGCTGCATCGAGCAGGGCGGACACTCTCATCGCAGCTGGGCTATCACGACTATCCTTTTTAAGGAACACAAAGCGGCACTTTCAGGGTGCCGCTGTTGCTGAAGGGGCAATCTAGCCGTTATTGTCCACAACCTCAGAACTTTTTCTGAGAACAGGACAATCCGCCACGCCAATAATGCCGCTGTCGCTGTGCAGATATTGCGCTTTGATCATCCCGCGAGCCGTCAGGTACTGACACTGTAAACCGATACCGGCGACATTTTTGTGGCTGCCGGTCAGGATGCCATAGCCGGTTAGCAACAGTCCCAGCCAGATGAGTGCCAGTAAACTCACAATTCGAAGCAATATTTTCATTTTATCTCCCTGTAAAAATGGCAAGCTTCCCGCTTCGCTGCCGAAAAGGGAGCAGCATAGCCTGATTGCAGAATGAAAGCGATCGGAGGAAGCTTAAAGCGATGTTCTGACGCAGCGGCTATTCATTACGATGAATCCAGGTAAAATCGTCGGCGTAACGTAAGACAAGCAGAGGTTGTTATGAACGAATTAAATGGCGGTGGCACTCTGATGCCGCTTATCAGCAGTATTGCTTTTGCGGTGGTGGGGCTGATTGCCTGGTTTTTTGTTAATCGCGCCAGCGTGCGTGCCAGTGAACAGATTCGGCTACTGGAAGCGCTGCTGGAAGAACAGAAAAAACAGAATGCTATTCTGTATCAGCTGACGCAGCAGGTTGCCGGCGGCGAACAACAGCAGAGGGATGATGAGCAGGACCCAGATTTCACCCGCCTGATCCCGGAGCGATAAACAGTCATTACGGCTAAGGAGCAGAAGGATGAAATGGAAAAATCCCTGGTACGACGCGGAAAAATCACA of Pantoea alhagi contains these proteins:
- a CDS encoding YobH family protein produces the protein MKILLRIVSLLALIWLGLLLTGYGILTGSHKNVAGIGLQCQYLTARGMIKAQYLHSDSGIIGVADCPVLRKSSEVVDNNG
- a CDS encoding YebO family protein; its protein translation is MNELNGGGTLMPLISSIAFAVVGLIAWFFVNRASVRASEQIRLLEALLEEQKKQNAILYQLTQQVAGGEQQQRDDEQDPDFTRLIPER